GTTCATCATTTGACTTCTCGTCGTACATTTGATTGGATTCGGTGTCTGTGTTCTGCATAGGTGGAATATTCTCACTGTCTTGATTGTCATCCCAGTCAATCTTGAACCGGGTCACCCTTGGACATGTGGCCAAAATATTACGTTGTAActagaagagtaaaagaggaaaaacaaaatggaataaaaataactttgctacagtaaatatattaaaacttcaAGATGATAATACTACACCATCCTGCTCTACCGAGTtgaaaacaaatgatataaacccATAATTAGTGTCAAAAAATACACTTGTACCCTACTGTGTCaaatgacacatacacatgtgactgggcttctgtcagtttcttttcaacaaaaccacccacaaagctttggttgactcaaGACTAATTATAGTacaatgcaatgggactgaacccaggaccatgtagctggaaagcaaacttcttaccacacaaccacgtctgcacTCCATTGCGTTTAAGTTAGCTTTGCAGCTGCATGGTTTTTGGGTCTGGTCATACAGCACAGCACTGACCAAGTATTGTAGCTACAGCTTGACCAATGACTTTTGAGTGAAATGCACTACAACAAAAATATGTAGAAGCTTGTCATATGCGTTTGTGTAAAGATGGATCCCTTTGTGTCAAAGGTAACAGCTATTTGATTACTAGCGTCTGGTAGCCCAGcctaaagagaaataaaaatatatacaaccattaaaaacaaacatacatgtgaaATTACCATGCAAGCttcatctgttagaaataacagctaaatctctctcaaattatattGTGTCACTAAAACTCTTAAAGTTAGTgcaccagcatagccacagtgCAATCACGGAAACCAGTCAATATGTCAACCATGAGAGAAATATCTCGATGAGTGATGAGAGCGGTTGACCATCCAATTCACTTAGCCACTCAATTCTCAtatcaatacagaaataaattcttttgcatcattttcaacagaaaacaaatacgttgcattacaaaaaaataaatgtacataataaacCAACCTTATCATAGACTGGCATGTCTGGAGGTGTTTCTTTCAGCTCAGGATCGCTGTATTCATTATTAACATAGTAACCAACCCGGATAAATTCCttacttttgtatgaacaggtcAGCAACACAACAGTTACACCGACTGCATCAGCTATTGGAATTTTACTCGTGTCTGGTGGCCCAgcctaaagaaaaagaaaaatatatacaaacattagaAACAAGCATACATGTAGTGAAATTACCAAGcttaatctgttagaaatagctaaaTCCCTCTCAAATTATATCCTGTCACTTCCTGTAGCTCAGCACCCacctttatcaacatcatcagtgtttaacgtccgttttccatgctaacatgggttggacagttcgaccagggcctgggaagccaggaggctgcaccaggctccagtctgatctggtagtgtttctacagctggatgcccttcctaacgccaaccagcctgtgagtgtagtaggtgctttttaggtgccaccagcGCAgaggccagaggaggctggcaacggccacaattggttgatg
This DNA window, taken from Octopus bimaculoides isolate UCB-OBI-ISO-001 chromosome 9, ASM119413v2, whole genome shotgun sequence, encodes the following:
- the LOC106868087 gene encoding histone chaperone asf1b-B, producing the protein MAKVNISNVVVLDNPSPFLNPFQFEITFECLEDLPEDLEWKIIYVGSAESMDYDQVLDSVLVGPVPGGRHMFVFQAGPPDTSKIPIADAVGVTVVLLTCSYKSKEFIRVGYYVNNEYSDPELKETPPDMPVYDKLQRNILATCPRVTRFKIDWDDNQDSENIPPMQNTDTESNQMYDEKSNDELLKPMPGFHDDSNSMRMETELVT